The following nucleotide sequence is from Pangasianodon hypophthalmus isolate fPanHyp1 chromosome 8, fPanHyp1.pri, whole genome shotgun sequence.
TTCTTTTTTGTGCTGAAGAGAATTTAAAatgcacacactgtaaccataacaacgtTCTCACCGGTCCtagctagtatcagctaactaactagcctagcttggtatgaaaatgaaataaagtttgGCGTTcctctggtgatgaggaggttgtttgcaTTTGCTAACCTTCCCCTAAACTTCCAacgtgattggtcaggaggtaaaaaaaaaaaaaaaagcttggcaTCACATATCGCTGAACTTTTTCCAGGAAagtttaacttaaaaaaaaaaaaaaacagatagcaGCACTTTTCCTCACaggattacatgtaaaatgtgCACTGggagttgagaaaaaaaaaaaaaaaaacacagtagcTTCACCTTAAACACCATGTGCAGCATCATCTGGAGCCCACTCTTGCCTGGATACTTCCCCACCAGGTTCAAAGGGGAAAGGTCAAACAGGTTAGCTCCCGTCTCCTGACAGATAGCATGGACTAGCATCTTCTTCCCCACTCCTGAAGGCCCCACCAGGAGAATGGCCTTTACCAGCGGGGCTTTCTCATGGATCACCTGGGAACCTTCGGCAGAGCAAGAGAGATACAGCGAGACCatgagacagataaagagagagagattagctTTAATTTAGCGCAAAATACACAAATCTGCGAACGGTCTGAACTACGTACCCAGTGGTAAGACGGCACAAAGAGATATAACTTGGCGCACGTCAGATAATGAAGGCATGGGCTCGATGTCGGTCTGCCTCAGGGTCGTGCCCAGGTAGCTGTAGTCTCCTGTAACACGGAAATTTTAGAGGAATTGATAAGCGCTTTATGATCAACTAGGACTGAGTTTCTCAAAAGCGTCACAGCACAAAGATAGCTGTTAAATGGTAGAGCAAGCATCATgatgaactctctctctctctctctctctctctctcagttaaGACGATGTGAactttgtgatgcttttgggaaattcAGCGCAGATCCATTCCACTGTTTTCCATATTGTTGGTCGaagcaaaaaaattatattttcaagaaaaaatatcatgaatataGGCAAATCCTACTAATATAGctctttattaaacaaattattaaagcttgaaattttttactcatttcaagcttgaaattgtttTACTCTATTAGCAGATAATTGTGCTAATTTTGaagtttatttctagaaagaagcaaaatgatctgcccaTACTATAAgacaattttaagcttgaaattaataaatatgtctagaaataggcttaaggGGCTTATATTTGTTACATAATGATCTCATCATGAGATAAATACCTTTGTTTTCCTTTACTCAAGATATCTTCACTCactaagatataattttttgcccacaaaatatttttcacaatATCTTTATTACTCCTTTGTGTCACTGTGAGTCACGTGTTAAACGACTCaccaaacactaacacacagagctgaacgCAAACGAAACGTTAAAATGTTCATACCTATGAAGTCGTGTAGTTTCACGTGATCCGCTGGTTTCAGCAGGCCTTCCACCACCAGCTCTTCATACAGCGACTCCATGCTCCTGACGAGAGAatcaaaaaaaatttcatatattttactttatactgttgaattctggattctgacattagtgcagctgtacatcacaggtttatattaatgcgctcgttctaatacgttatcgtttctatagtaacagctcgttcacagggtcTTGTTCAGCGGACGCGTCACATAAGCGGATTAAAAAGCGTTTGTAATCATTAACACAgttatgttttctgtaaggataaatgtgtttatttaacatttagggaaggagtctccagtgtcagaagtgaagctgtaactttaagttttccgacatcttcaggacagaggagtttacgcttctttgcggtttctcggtaacatgacaagctacattttttttttttaaattaacttaaagatagagaacaaagagaggctggtgagggaacgacagtttatagctgctgtaacgtaagtgagaacaggaactaacttgtttccacaTCATTAAGTGTagctataaagggataaaaagtacaacacgtcattctttactaaataattGCTGTGGTGTTGGTGGAATTAAACTCTTGGGGACGCACTCTGGGGTGGTAAGTTTGGGGAacgccgcttcatcacaccactttgtagttgattattttccaaaaacagaatgacactgagtgttttattccttacttcacaTGCGTAATTAATACACATAGAACTAAGTCACCTATCAGCTGTAaggtctctgtctttctttttcttcttcccaccCTTCGatcctttcttcttctgtgtgtaaagtaaaacaaacacatttaaccAGCAGTGAACACTGATCTCTGCAGAAAGAGGGGGAGAAGACGATCAGGACCTTTCCTCCAGTCTTGGACTTCCCGCCTTTACTTCCTTCCACAGCTAGCTTCCAATTCGCAAGCTCCTGCCTCATCAACTCGTCCACCTGAACACACGAGCGTAAAGACGTGTCAGGAGGTTTCTCACTGCTTAAGATCTGGTTCTTAAAATGTACGTATTACGGCAACATTAGAAAAAAGATACGTTTTCATTTGACCTGCAGTCTTATTTCCGCCTCGAtctctttcctcttctcctctttaATGAGTTCTGCTTCGTGTCTTTGGCTGAAGTTCTTCGACTCGTCACGGTTTTGCCAgatatctgtgtgtgagagcaaACAGAACGcttatacactgtacacacacacacacacacacacactatatctGTCTTTCTCAATTTAGTTTAACGAGTCCAagataacatttatttactaGATTTACTAGTTGTCATTCCAGTTAAGGAAATCACAATGCTTGCACAAGATCgggatacactatatggccaaaagtatgtgcacccctgaccatcacacccacatatGGTTCTTCTCCAACCTGTACCACAAATTTGgatgcacacaattgtatacaaagtctgtgtgtgctgtagctttacagtttcccttcactggaactaagagactcaaaccctgttccagcatgacaatgcccctgcgcacaaagcgagctccatgaagacatggcgtgtgaaggttggagtggaagaactcgagtgtcctgcacagagccctgacctcaaccccactgaacacctttggttttttgccattttcagCGTAGTTTCTTCAGTGCTCAGTTTTGAGTTTTTTGCGAATTAATACGATTGTTCCcaagttttaattttttcctcatCTAAAGAAAGTAGTTCATTCTTAGTTGATAGACCGATATAAAAAATGGCAACATTTAAAATACAGGACTGTGAAAAAGTCTTAGGtaaaaatatctaatataagagcagtaaacagttaacagtaaacaaagtaaatataTGGAGAGATATCCCTTTATCTTTAAACatgcatcagtagtctcaggtctACGGacagtttttctttattcaacagtgtgctatatatttttattattaatctgaGAACTCTATAGCAATAGCAATCACATGATATTTGGTTTAGAAATTGTGCAACATATGTAGTAAAATATCACAAGCACAACTTTCTATCCCTATTTAAAACACATCTAAATGCGGAATTCAATCTTTGAGCTAATAAATTTTGTGTTAAGCTACAATCAGTCACTGTACAGCTACAGGTACACGTGAACACACCTGACATTCAGACTCACCTTTAAACGTCTTGTGGCTGTTCTGTAGCTCGGACAGAAACGCAGACGGCAGCAACTTCAGTCCAGGTTCCTTTTCCTGTAAACGGGCCACTAAATATCACAAactacaccctatacactacacactgcacaattCTGAGAGTCAAAACGTAATGCAGTAGTGCTTCCTGCATCCTGCACGTGACCTATAACGTGACGAGGAGACGTGTGTGATGTTGAGATGATTATGTGCCAAAATCACAAACACTTACAAGTGTGCTACAGAGTACTCATGAAGTACTAGTGAGTGTGCTGCCATTTTGGAACACAGCATCAGATCATGCGTacctcttcttctcctttcccTTTCTCCTTTTTCCCTTTCTGCTGTTCCTTCTCTTTCGGCTTAttgttttcttcctcctcttctttagCTGCCAGCTCTTCCATCAGCTTCAGTCAGTTttacaaaacagacaaacaacatCGTAGAAGAGCAgaatttatagctgctataacgtaagcaagaacaggaactagTTTTACAGACAATCGACAATGTTATACATAACTagatacagattttaaaaaagtatgatgtgctgttctttaataaataaattaattaattagttttaCACACATGGCTGTattttgaaaggaaaaaatCGCTTATGAGATAttctgctataggaaaataatcagcttcagggtggtaacagtaacgccacttcatcacaccactcagtcgttgattattttacaataacagcaccacacacagcgTTTGGTTCCTTACTTGTGACACcaaattaaatctttttaatgTAATAACGCTTTAGTGGTAAATACTGAATGTGGCCAAAAATCTGGTGTGGTTTCGAATGAAGTCTGTTGTGTTACTGATGCTCTTCTTTATCTGGTTATGTTTGTGTAACGTGTATATTAACGCATATATATTAATGCATACACTGTATATTAACTAGAGGTGTAAACCTCGATATTATATGATTTTGATCCTTATGTTAACGATTTAATATTTGATGATGCCACAATATGGATCTGATGCAAAATGATACGTTTCAGTTCATAAGGaaatgattcaatatttgaAGATATGATTGAATGATATTACGAAACTGCTGAATCTGACACGATGTGATTCTTAAGGCAACAGTTGGATATTTGAAGATACCACTGAATTTGTTACGATACAGGACGATTCAGTTTAGTAGCCTCCGATGGATTTCCGACCAACTTTGttttataaatcaataaactGTTGCATCGATTCATTTCAatcattgccttttaaatcgATTCATTAATCCATTAATCGTTgaatcgttacacccctaatataaATGCATACTTTAATGCATACGCTTAATAACATGTTGATTAGGCTCAAGTCCCGGCTGTTGGAAGGTTTGTAACTCTCCTATTTACCTGCTCAGGTGTTTTATTAGCGAAAATAATAGCCGATCCGCCATCTTCCTCATTTGGATATTCGGGAAAGGAACCCGTTGCATCACTGCACAAAAAAGAAGACTTTACATACAGTGACCTGAGAGATGTACAGCTCACAAAACCATGTTACACACACGTTTAGGGGAGGTGTACGTATGAGAATAtcaaaatcatcacacacacatcgttTGGTTCAAACTTTGTGTGATCTCATCACTCACTGGCACTCGATGAACCACTGTCTGATCTGATCCTTCATCATTTCCTTCATGTCAGGACCCTCGGTCTCTCGCAGGCTCTCCGAGATGGAGATCAGAGCTTTCTGAAAATCCTCCTCGTGCTCCTCCTGCTTGCTCCTCCTCACGACTTTCTTGTCTTCAGCGAGGACTACAGCGGGGCACGACTGAGCCAGACCGGGCTTCATGGACTACAGCGAGCACAGAGTCACCAGAGAAACGACATCCTCGTTACACAGTGTCACAGCTACATCTACTGGACATTTGTATTAtgataacaaagaaaaaaaaaaaaaaaaacttacctcATCAATTaccatatttaatatttcttatatCAACTAAtatcattttagtttttttatccaattcatttaaatcattaaaaaaacaaatctagattattatatatatatataataatatataatattatattatatataatataatatatattattttctttttcctacaTATCACTTatttaaatagatagataaataaataaagaaacctTGTGTAGGAATACCATAATTatacctgaaataaaaaaaaaaaattgccagtgtttatttaaaaaaattcaggcataaaatatttatgagcaaaattattttaaaaaatataatttttgcgAAAAATATAGCAAAATTTAGGACTGTTGCATGATGTAGCTAATTTaagaggttaaaaaaattactaaataaattaaacaaaaaaaaaagctaagactggcacaatattttttaaattaatttaagattttGTCCAGAAAGTTTGTAAATATATACCAGAAACATGTTGCACTAAGAATGGCAAGTTGTCAAGGATAAtaatttgtattatatatttcttatattttcctaaaaacagctttaaatcGACTCTCTGTATTGCACGAAAGggttaaataaagataaataaagaaatgcagcTCGGAGAAACGACAGACGTTCAGCTCACCATGCCCAGAAAAATCATCTCCTCTTCGCGCTCCTGCTTCGTCTTCTTCCTCTGTACGTAACCTTTCCACACCTACAGAGACGGCGATAACGTGCAGAGCAAATCCGAgctttttatttactctgtaTTCATTCAGTTCTACGAATCCTCTCACACTTAATGTTTTATGGACTTTATACTCTGTATCCTGTCTGTGCGagaaaaatatgtacattagGGTTGTAACTCAGTGCCgctctctgtatctgtatctgtatctgtttagtgctccaaatgtTCGGATCTTTATTCTGATTTAAACCccaagtgggtgtggtctaaaccggaagatttaaaaaaaaaatttaaaacagatGTACAAAGGTTGTGTGTGAATTGCGGCTCAGTTACCTCACCTTCTGGATTCGAATAGCAGCCTGTTCCACGGCTTCGCCGAGATCCTTGTCTTTGgtcttcttctgtctctccGCATCCCTGTGGATCTCCCGCATGATGTTGGACCTCAGGCGACCCTGCCGCGCCCTCTCCGACACCTGAATGATCCTGATGGCCTCCTCCAGACTCAGCACGTGTGCTGCAGTAGGCTGAGAGAAATGCCAGAGGGTTAGAATCGGCATGACCATGTGATCattggtgagaaaaaaaaaaaaaaaaaaaaaaaagaaagactactTTCCACACACTTTTGGTTTCTCCACCATTCCATTCTGCTCCAGTATGCTGGAGAGAACTGCGGCTCGCTCCTGCAGCACTTTACGCCGTTCACTAAGGAAGTACTTCGGGATTGGAATCTCAAGATCCTCCTGCGAAAAAAGACAGTGAAtgatatggttaaaaaaaaaaaaaattttaatcataaCAATGGATATGAACAAATTCATTCGTAACTCATTTGCAGAAGCATTAATACAAGAAAtgtgatattcatgaaaatacAGTTATGTTTGTATCCTACGTTCGCTCgtgagtttgtgtaaatctgtgtgtaaAGAGAATCACCAATGTGAACCTCGACTGATTCGCTTCTGGTCGTATAAGTTTATATTCAAACTGACACGTTTAaatctcttatttatttcagttacacaccaatttaatgaacattttgtgaaaattatttgcttcatattaatgacttgacaGAAAGACATTCCAAAacaatccataaattaagatatTTATGTCTAGACATTCAATCAGGAGaaaagtaatggcgccctataaaaggaggaagcgTTATTATGTGTGCCTGTGTTGGCCGAgccgctgcagtggctgagctgcattactggaagttTCGCTCTCTGAGAGCTTTGCTTTTTGTGGAGTTTTGTGGCTGTGGTTGATGTAAATGTGCCGTGAACACGCTTGGAAATTTACGGCTGATTGAATGAGAACCAAACGGCTGATTGAATGATTGAAAGTGAACATTTACAACCGAATTCTCCAACAGGGTCATAACTGAGACTACAAACGCACAGGCGTCAGTTTCAAATCCTGGATGACATCATCCATGTAATGGTACTGTGAGTACTCCTTCTCCACCATCTCGTTCTTCAGCTCCAGCACGCGTCCTATCACGCCGTCTAGCACGTCGCGGATCAGCCTCCTCTTCTGCGGCTGGATGATCTGATCGTAAGCCTCCTCCAGCTCCCTGAAGATTCTGACGTAGCGCACGTACAGGGTGGCGAGGCGCTGGAAGAACACCATCCGGTCTCTCTCAGGCCGTAAGGGCTCGGGGGGAAGCTCCTGGCTCAGAAGATCGCTGAGTTCCTCATGAGCTTCAGTCCAGAGTTTGTTATATGTGCTACAATACACAAGTGCACTTAAGTATATAACATTCATCACAGTGCACTACAATTGGTTGTCAATGTACAAACAGAAacttatattaataaatagcaTTCTTTAAGAAAGCCAAATAAACAcatagaaaatattatttaaactttATCAGTACATGTAATGTAGAGGGTGAAAAATTTCCAGGGGTGGATTGGGGTAGGTTGGCGTTGGGTTTGAGGCGGGTTTGAGGTGAGTTTGGGGTGGATTTGTGTAGGTTGGCAGTAGGTTGGGGTGGGATGAGGTGGGTTCGGGTGTGTTTTTTTAGTTGGATGGGGGTAGATTGGTGGTGGGTTGGGGTGGGTTGAGGTGGGTTGGGGTGAGTTTGGGGTGGATTGGGGTAGATTGGCGGAGGCTTGGGGTGGGTTGGGGTGAGTTTGGGATGGATTGGGGTAGATTGGTGGTGGATTGGGGTGGGTTGGCAGTGGGTTGGCAGTGGGTTGGTGGTGATTTGGGGTGGGTTTGGGGTGGACAGGGGTGGATTGGCAGTGGGTTGGGGTGGGTTGAGGTTGGTTGGGGTGAGTTTGGGGTGGATTGGCATAGGTTGGGTTGGGTTTGGGGTGGACAGGGGTAGGTTGGGGGTGGGTTGAGTTGGATTGGGGTGGGTTGAGATGGGTTGGGGTGGGTTTGGGGTGGATTGGGGTGGGTTTGGGGTGGACAGGGGTAGGTTGGCGAGGGGTTGGGGCAGGTTGGGGTGGACAGGGGTAGGTTAGCAGTGGGATGGGGTGTTGGGGGGGATAGTGGTGGGTGGTGGGTCACTGCCTctcatctgttttagttaagatgtagacacAAGAGAAGTTTGCATGCACGCTTCCTTATTAATTACTTTACTTCACATCTTGCTCCTAGAACAGAATCTTTATAAATTTGTTCAACAAAAACAGtccatttttctgtaaatttgatataatatactatataatatgatttaataatcatttacaaTAACTAGGTGATGAAAAGCTCAGTTTTAATTAGTAAACAAAATTCTTGCAAAGCACCTGTTATACTATACAGCTTTAAAGTGAAGAACTTTAGAAACAGGCTTACGATGTTGTGAAATTTCAGATTAAACTAAAAACCTAGCAGCTGATGAAGTTCACATGTGGCATTGTGATACAGTACATGAGCAACATTTATGTCCTGTACACTTACAATACAGATAGAAACACACAGTTAAAGGGAGAATTCAGGTAACAGGAGACAGTTTAAGTGGTGTGTACTTCATTTTCTCTGAAAAACAAAGTAAGAACTTTTCCTTTTGTATATTTTCATGACTAATAAAAGGATAgagaatttcagaaatgtatgatgtgtagtatatatttaatgtaatagaTATTTGTCAGAAAGCTAGGAGAAAGCTCAGTTCAGTCTGCAGGATACTGACCTGTGAGACATGGCGCTGTCTGATTATTAATATCCTAATACGGCTCTCTTAGCTAGATTTAAATCAGTTTACACTTTTTACGACATTATACTGCTCCGTTAAGATTGTCTCAATCATATTAAAACGCTACACATCCCTAACtcagattttatttctaaataaatacacaaaggcCTAGCAACAAAGCGGACGGAAaacttctctctccctttttctaCCAGGAGTCAACTTTGTATCCATGGCAACGAGACCCCGcttgcgcatgcgcagaggGAAGCGCGTCAATCAGCTGTCAGCGGTGtatctgcgcatgcgcagtaccATAACAGTTCAATAAGGCTAAATAGGGCGTTTGGGTTAACTTCTCTGATTGGGAAATAACTGTCATAAAATTCCTTATTTATGATATTTGACGAAAAAGATAGCCTAAAGCAGGCAACAAAAATGTAAAGGAAATGGTGTGATAAATAATGCTTTATGAAATCAGCATGCAttgttgtatgcaaaagtttgtgcacccctggaCAATTAACTtattttgaagatttttttcaatgaaaagaagtaaacataaTCACAGCAGCAAAACATTTTCCTGCAAATAGTAATGCAGAGTTACTTTATACTGAAGAACTGATCCAGCTACAGAGTAGAATGGTGCGTCGCCACTCCTGTGTCAGCTTCCTGCAGGTCCTCAGTgctgttttggggtttttgcGTTTCCTTTCTGCCCTGCATGCAGGCAGTTCTATCCGAGAGATTTCCTGGTCTTCTAGATCTTGCCTTGATTTCCACACTTTCCCTTAAATGTCACTTCTCAATGGCATTTCAGACTGCGGAAGCTGTGAGCTTTTTATAGCCTTTCTCTGCTTTGTAGATTCCTAATGCCAGTTCTTGACCTGTTCAACCCCTAATGAGTTCATTAAGTTCTGAGACTTTAGAGCTGGAAGTCCAAACCTGTTTGCATGCAACAATTCCTATTTGTTTTCATAATAAAGGATTTGGctggggtgcccaaacttttgtaTAGCTTCAACTGtatatcatgttataatgttaGGTTATTGGATATACATAGAATGTGTTTTAGTGaattaaagtgttaaataaactctGGCCAAGTCATTGCacacttttaaacttttagtGTACACTGATTTACATCTTCCTGATTTTGACTTTAAACTCTGGTTAATGCTTTGATTCCACCAGTGACTAAAGGAAACCAGTTCTCATGTGAGCCAGATGAAGCAGGTTAAAATCCACGCCACTAGACGTCAGtaaaagctgattatttttgcaCAGACTGCAGGACTTTACAAAGCAGTCTGCAAGTGTCTGTGTCTGGTTCATCTAACCATCAGGTGCATTTATAGATCAAAGATGAGTTTAAAAATAACTCTACATtcattttgtttactgataaaTATAAGGTTGTCTCTGTCAGGAGGTTAAAGCAATTTTGTCTTCAAGCACTCTTACTTTCTCTGGTGCAGGCTTGGCTAAATACTAATtatagggtgccaataattttgcaacCAGTGTTTAGCATTACTTTTAGCAAtttattatgttaaaataatctttgatatggtgatttgtgtgtgtgtgtgtgtgagtgagtgtgtgagagatgtttcttttacatttttgtggaaggagtctccagtgtcagcactttgtaacagtcagaggtaaatgtGTATCTTTGTAAAACTCtcgttttccgacatcttcttagttacatga
It contains:
- the zgc:153738 gene encoding dynein regulatory complex protein 11, with the protein product MSHSTYNKLWTEAHEELSDLLSQELPPEPLRPERDRMVFFQRLATLYVRYVRIFRELEEAYDQIIQPQKRRLIRDVLDGVIGRVLELKNEMVEKEYSQYHYMDDVIQDLKLTPEDLEIPIPKYFLSERRKVLQERAAVLSSILEQNGMVEKPKPTAAHVLSLEEAIRIIQVSERARQGRLRSNIMREIHRDAERQKKTKDKDLGEAVEQAAIRIQKVWKGYVQRKKTKQEREEEMIFLGMSMKPGLAQSCPAVVLAEDKKVVRRSKQEEHEEDFQKALISISESLRETEGPDMKEMMKDQIRQWFIECHDATGSFPEYPNEEDGGSAIIFANKTPEQLMEELAAKEEEEENNKPKEKEQQKGKKEKGKGEEEEKEPGLKLLPSAFLSELQNSHKTFKDIWQNRDESKNFSQRHEAELIKEEKRKEIEAEIRLQVDELMRQELANWKLAVEGSKGGKSKTGGKKKKGSKGGKKKKKDRDLTADRSMESLYEELVVEGLLKPADHVKLHDFIGDYSYLGTTLRQTDIEPMPSLSDVRQVISLCAVLPLGSQVIHEKAPLVKAILLVGPSGVGKKMLVHAICQETGANLFDLSPLNLVGKYPGKSGLQMMLHMVFKVARLMQPSVVWIGDAEKMFYKKIPKEEKELDPKRLKKDLPKMLKTIKGEDRILIVGTTNNPLSADLKSLCKLYTKIILIPRPDYASRFVMWKELIRRNGGVVTNALDLSSLAKISDGYTQGHMVRVVKDILTERRIRQLAKRPLTAAEFVSPLARIDPVFQDEEEALKSWYAKTPLGKKRARAALGVDGEQDVAAKGGKDSKKKGKK